One Vibrio penaeicida DNA segment encodes these proteins:
- the leuA gene encoding 2-isopropylmalate synthase produces the protein MSDQVIIFDTTLRDGEQALSASLTVKEKLQIAYALERLGVDVIEAGFPVSSPGDFESVKTIAQNVKNSRICGLSRAVAKDIDVAAEALKVAEAFRIHTFISTSTVHVQDKLRRSYEDVVEMGVQAVKRARQHTDDVEFSCEDAGRTPIDNLCRMVEAAIDAGASTINIPDTVGYTIPGEFAGIIETLFNRVPNIDKAIISVHCHDDLGMSVANSIAAVQAGARQIEGTINGIGERAGNCALEEVAMILKTRSELLGVQTAIKHEEIHRTSKLVSQLCNMPIQSNKAIVGTNAFSHSSGIHQDGMLKNKNTYEIMTPESIGLKNQALNLTSRSGRAAVKSHMDTMGYGENEYNLDTLYADFLKLADRKGQVFDYDLEALMHFANLREEDDFFKLNYLSVQSGSLMATTSIKLKCGDEEKCEAAVGNGPVDALYQCIYRLTGYDIVLDKFDLTAKGEGEDGLGQADIIANYKGRKYHGTGVSTDIIEASGQALLHVINSIHRADQIADIKQKKDKIETV, from the coding sequence ATGAGCGATCAAGTCATTATTTTCGATACAACTTTGCGTGATGGCGAACAAGCTTTATCAGCAAGTTTAACCGTTAAGGAAAAACTGCAGATCGCTTATGCACTCGAACGTTTAGGAGTAGATGTTATTGAAGCGGGTTTCCCCGTTTCTTCTCCGGGCGACTTCGAGTCGGTAAAGACCATCGCCCAAAATGTTAAAAATAGCCGCATTTGTGGTCTTTCTCGTGCCGTTGCGAAAGACATTGATGTAGCAGCAGAAGCGTTGAAAGTGGCCGAAGCCTTTCGAATTCACACTTTCATTTCCACCTCAACGGTCCATGTTCAAGATAAACTGCGCCGCAGCTACGAAGACGTTGTTGAGATGGGCGTGCAAGCCGTAAAGCGAGCTCGTCAGCATACCGATGATGTAGAATTTTCTTGTGAAGATGCGGGTCGTACCCCAATCGATAATCTATGTCGTATGGTAGAAGCCGCTATCGACGCTGGTGCCAGCACTATTAATATTCCAGATACCGTTGGTTACACCATTCCAGGTGAATTCGCAGGCATTATAGAAACGCTGTTTAATCGTGTTCCAAACATCGATAAAGCCATCATTTCAGTTCACTGCCACGACGATTTGGGTATGTCCGTCGCGAACTCTATTGCCGCAGTTCAAGCCGGTGCTCGTCAAATCGAAGGGACAATTAACGGTATCGGTGAGCGTGCAGGTAACTGTGCACTAGAAGAAGTGGCGATGATCTTGAAAACGCGCTCTGAGTTATTGGGAGTGCAAACCGCCATTAAACACGAAGAGATTCACCGCACCAGTAAGTTGGTTAGCCAATTGTGCAACATGCCGATTCAAAGCAACAAAGCTATTGTAGGAACTAACGCATTCAGCCACTCTTCAGGCATTCACCAAGATGGTATGTTGAAGAACAAAAATACCTACGAAATCATGACGCCTGAGTCGATTGGTCTGAAAAATCAAGCATTGAACCTAACGAGCCGAAGTGGTCGTGCGGCGGTTAAAAGCCATATGGATACTATGGGCTATGGCGAAAACGAGTACAATTTAGATACGCTTTATGCCGACTTCCTAAAACTTGCTGACAGAAAAGGGCAGGTGTTCGATTACGACCTAGAAGCATTAATGCATTTTGCCAACCTTCGTGAAGAAGATGACTTCTTCAAACTGAATTATTTAAGCGTCCAATCTGGAAGTTTAATGGCAACCACCAGCATAAAATTGAAGTGTGGTGATGAGGAGAAATGCGAAGCTGCGGTTGGTAACGGTCCTGTTGATGCGCTTTACCAATGTATTTACCGTTTAACTGGGTATGACATTGTATTGGATAAATTCGATCTCACTGCAAAAGGTGAAGGCGAAGATGGTTTAGGTCAAGCAGACATCATCGCCAACTATAAAGGCAGAAAATACCACGGTACGGGTGTATCCACCGATATTATTGAAGCTTCAGGTCAAGCATTACTGCATGTTATTAACAGTATTCATCGTGCAGACCAAATTGCTGACATTAAGCAAAAAAAAGATAAGATAGAGACAGTATAA
- a CDS encoding TetR/AcrR family transcriptional regulator, whose amino-acid sequence MSRKVGRPAEKTDAREKLILEARRLFTLHPYEKVSTRLLSENAGVNMAMIRYYFGSKDGLFETMLRETLAPMKNHISNIAEQGSGNGCRGDKDSASEHSGECSKSSSSDFTGIMKTYYSMMVKNPDFPRLVARIMMMDEGAVQRQMMEKVFMEIAMPAQKLIFQSMQNNGVIRDDLDPMLCKVSYISLMVFPFIAPPQLLKIHDVTLDEDFLARLLEHNLQLLSRGFLSSPLEDHKE is encoded by the coding sequence ATGAGCCGAAAAGTTGGGCGTCCTGCCGAAAAGACTGATGCCAGAGAAAAGCTTATTTTAGAAGCAAGGAGACTTTTTACCTTGCATCCTTATGAAAAAGTATCGACCCGTTTATTGTCTGAGAATGCTGGCGTCAATATGGCAATGATTCGATATTACTTTGGTAGTAAAGATGGGTTGTTTGAAACCATGCTACGAGAAACACTGGCACCCATGAAAAATCACATCAGCAATATTGCCGAGCAAGGAAGTGGCAATGGTTGTAGAGGTGACAAAGACAGTGCAAGTGAGCATAGCGGTGAATGTAGTAAGAGTAGCAGCAGTGATTTCACGGGCATAATGAAAACCTACTACAGCATGATGGTGAAAAACCCAGATTTCCCACGGTTGGTTGCCAGAATCATGATGATGGATGAAGGAGCCGTCCAACGTCAGATGATGGAAAAGGTATTTATGGAAATCGCGATGCCTGCTCAGAAGCTCATTTTCCAGTCGATGCAAAACAATGGTGTGATAAGAGATGACCTTGACCCTATGCTGTGTAAGGTAAGTTACATTAGTTTAATGGTCTTCCCATTTATCGCCCCTCCTCAGCTTTTAAAAATACACGATGTCACATTGGATGAAGATTTTCTTGCTAGGTTGTTAGAGCACAACCTGCAACTATTGTCCCGTGGCTTTTTATCCTCCCCCCTTGAAGATCACAAGGAGTAA